In Deinococcus psychrotolerans, a genomic segment contains:
- a CDS encoding DUF47 domain-containing protein → MVLSRFMPKNEKFGELFAAQAQNAQQTAHALLTLLSASGDLSGHVSTLRDLEHAGDSLAGQVTQMLIDSFIVPFDREDIISLNAELDDLTDFIEEAGRKLWLYKVAPTEAMRRLAEVVERQCVVLAKAMPLIEDKKRVPELAALATEVRTLEDDGDTISDAAQAALYDGVMDVQQMIQATRAGEIISLLEDASDQAQRVAKTVENILLKNA, encoded by the coding sequence ATGGTTTTATCACGCTTCATGCCCAAGAACGAGAAATTCGGTGAGCTGTTCGCCGCACAGGCCCAAAATGCCCAGCAGACTGCCCACGCACTGCTTACCCTGCTGTCTGCGTCCGGCGACCTCAGCGGGCATGTCAGCACCCTGCGCGATTTGGAGCACGCTGGAGACAGCTTGGCGGGCCAGGTCACCCAGATGCTGATCGACTCGTTTATCGTGCCGTTTGACCGCGAAGACATTATTAGTTTGAACGCCGAGCTTGATGATCTGACCGACTTTATCGAAGAAGCAGGCCGCAAGCTGTGGCTTTACAAAGTTGCCCCGACAGAAGCCATGCGCCGACTCGCCGAAGTGGTGGAGCGCCAGTGCGTGGTACTGGCCAAAGCCATGCCGCTGATCGAAGACAAAAAGCGTGTGCCGGAGCTGGCCGCGCTGGCCACTGAAGTCCGCACCTTGGAAGATGACGGCGACACCATCAGCGACGCTGCACAGGCCGCGCTGTATGACGGCGTGATGGACGTGCAGCAGATGATTCAGGCCACCAGAGCCGGGGAAATCATCTCGCTCCTCGAAGACGCCTCGGATCAGGCCCAGCGGGTTGCCAAGACGGTCGAAAACATTCTGCTCAAAAACGCCTGA
- the aceF gene encoding dihydrolipoyllysine-residue acetyltransferase — protein MPTEIKLPEVGDNIEQGTVVSILVQVGDTIEAGQAVIEIETDKAVVEVPAEAGGTVAEIKVKVGDSVPVGGVILTLGGDTTPAQAVPAASPSQGGGDEAMLVESAPVAVPTAVQQPTPQQSAPASQPSSGAGQDVVLPDVGDNIEQGIIVSVLVSAGDDITEGQAIMELETDKAVVEVPSSAAGKVASVSVKVGDSVKIGGVLLTLSGETGTDSAAAPAQNAPAQAEQAPTQASTNNITDQPNLPPAAKTGGAIGSVEPAPGTYNTQTFDGREVVHAAPSVRRLARELGVNIKSVQGAGPAGRISAEDVQQAAKGGGGGGAPVQASQAQPVAQPVQSAAAAQAPAPQAAAAPSATKLPDFAKWGTVRREDMSGIRKATVRSMNASTSIPMVTHFDKADVTRMEEVRKQFGARVEKAGGKLTMTHILMKVVANTLRKFPKFGASLDLENQQVIYKDYVNLGVAVDTPNGLLVPVLKNADRLSITEMVLELNELAGRARDRKLKPDEMQGATFTISNLGGIGGYAFTPIVNAPEVAILGVSRGSFEPVWNRETESFEPRNMLPLSLSYDHRLIDGADAARFVRAIAESLEDPFLISL, from the coding sequence ATGCCAACAGAAATCAAACTCCCCGAAGTGGGCGACAACATCGAGCAGGGCACCGTCGTCAGCATTCTCGTTCAAGTTGGCGACACCATTGAAGCGGGTCAGGCCGTCATTGAAATCGAAACCGACAAAGCCGTGGTGGAAGTCCCCGCCGAAGCGGGCGGCACCGTGGCCGAAATTAAAGTCAAGGTGGGCGACAGCGTGCCGGTGGGCGGCGTCATTTTGACGTTGGGCGGTGACACGACTCCTGCTCAGGCCGTTCCTGCCGCTTCTCCCAGTCAAGGCGGCGGCGATGAAGCCATGCTGGTAGAATCGGCTCCGGTGGCGGTGCCCACTGCCGTGCAGCAGCCCACCCCCCAGCAGTCCGCGCCAGCCAGCCAGCCAAGCAGCGGCGCAGGGCAAGATGTGGTTTTGCCAGATGTGGGCGACAACATCGAGCAGGGCATCATCGTCAGCGTGCTGGTCAGCGCGGGCGACGATATCACTGAAGGGCAGGCGATCATGGAGCTGGAAACCGACAAAGCGGTGGTAGAAGTGCCGTCGAGCGCGGCGGGCAAAGTCGCTTCGGTGTCGGTCAAGGTGGGCGATTCGGTCAAAATCGGCGGCGTACTGCTGACCCTTTCCGGTGAAACTGGAACGGACAGCGCGGCTGCTCCGGCGCAAAATGCACCTGCTCAAGCTGAGCAAGCTCCCACTCAAGCCAGCACCAACAACATTACCGATCAGCCCAACTTGCCTCCCGCCGCCAAAACGGGCGGAGCCATCGGCTCGGTGGAGCCAGCACCCGGCACCTACAACACCCAGACTTTTGACGGACGCGAGGTGGTTCACGCCGCTCCCAGCGTGCGCCGCTTGGCCCGCGAACTCGGCGTCAACATCAAGTCGGTGCAGGGTGCAGGCCCGGCAGGCCGCATCAGCGCTGAGGACGTGCAGCAAGCGGCCAAAGGCGGAGGCGGAGGCGGCGCACCTGTTCAGGCTTCTCAGGCCCAGCCCGTTGCCCAGCCGGTGCAATCTGCTGCCGCTGCACAGGCTCCCGCTCCGCAAGCGGCCGCCGCGCCCAGCGCCACCAAGTTGCCCGACTTTGCCAAATGGGGCACGGTGCGCCGCGAGGATATGTCAGGCATTCGCAAAGCCACCGTCCGCAGCATGAACGCCTCGACGAGCATTCCGATGGTCACGCACTTTGACAAAGCCGACGTGACCCGCATGGAAGAAGTCCGCAAGCAGTTCGGCGCAAGGGTGGAGAAAGCCGGCGGCAAACTCACCATGACCCACATCCTGATGAAGGTCGTGGCCAACACCCTCCGCAAGTTCCCCAAGTTCGGCGCGAGTTTGGATTTGGAAAACCAGCAAGTGATTTACAAGGACTACGTCAACCTCGGCGTGGCGGTGGACACTCCCAACGGCCTGCTCGTTCCGGTGCTGAAAAATGCCGACCGCCTCAGCATCACCGAGATGGTGCTGGAGCTCAACGAACTGGCCGGACGCGCCCGTGACCGCAAGCTCAAGCCCGACGAAATGCAGGGCGCGACCTTTACGATCAGCAACCTCGGCGGCATCGGCGGTTACGCCTTCACGCCGATTGTCAACGCGCCGGAAGTCGCCATTCTGGGTGTTTCACGTGGCAGCTTCGAGCCGGTTTGGAACCGTGAGACCGAGTCGTTTGAACCGCGCAACATGCTGCCACTCTCGCTCAGCTACGATCACCGCCTGATTGACGGCGCAGATGCGGCCCGCTTCGTTCGGGCTATTGCCGAATCGTTAGAAGACCCGTTCTTGATTTCGTTGTAG
- a CDS encoding EamA family transporter, whose translation MPLRSLMLALMITFIWGVNFVVIKLSVSEAPPLLVAALRFALAALPAIFFIPRPQMRWQTFLGYGLAVGVMQFGLLYLAIQLGLSAGLASLLMQMQAFFTAMLAAFLWRERLPANQIVGIALAFAGMAVIGLLADHHTSIVGLVLVLVAALGWAISNVLVKSAGKANMLSLVVWSALIPPVPLTLMTGLTSGWASIGHTLTHSSLGFWAAVAFMGYFNTVLGFGVWNWLIQQHGASRVAPLSLLVPVFGMVSSALYFQETFPPLKVLGAVLVFVGLLVHVFGGRIVERWKVQGVEA comes from the coding sequence ATGCCGCTCCGTAGCCTCATGCTCGCCCTGATGATCACTTTTATCTGGGGTGTCAATTTCGTCGTCATTAAGCTCAGCGTCAGTGAAGCGCCGCCGCTGCTGGTGGCCGCCTTGCGGTTTGCCCTCGCCGCGCTGCCCGCCATCTTTTTTATTCCGCGTCCCCAGATGCGTTGGCAAACTTTTTTGGGCTACGGCCTCGCGGTGGGCGTGATGCAGTTCGGTCTGCTGTATTTGGCTATTCAGCTCGGCCTCAGCGCTGGACTGGCGAGTCTATTGATGCAGATGCAGGCCTTTTTTACGGCGATGCTGGCGGCTTTCTTGTGGCGCGAGCGGCTGCCCGCCAACCAAATCGTGGGGATAGCGCTGGCCTTTGCGGGCATGGCGGTCATCGGTTTGCTGGCCGACCACCACACCAGCATCGTTGGCTTGGTTCTGGTCTTGGTCGCCGCTCTCGGCTGGGCCATCAGCAACGTGCTGGTCAAGTCGGCGGGCAAAGCCAATATGCTCAGCTTGGTGGTGTGGTCGGCGCTGATTCCGCCGGTTCCCCTGACCCTGATGACCGGCCTGACCAGCGGCTGGGCCAGCATCGGCCACACACTGACGCACAGCAGCCTCGGCTTTTGGGCGGCGGTGGCGTTTATGGGGTATTTCAACACGGTGCTGGGCTTCGGGGTTTGGAATTGGCTCATTCAGCAGCACGGAGCCAGTCGCGTCGCGCCGCTGTCACTCTTGGTGCCTGTGTTCGGAATGGTCAGCAGCGCTCTGTATTTTCAAGAAACCTTTCCGCCGCTCAAGGTGCTGGGGGCCGTGTTGGTTTTCGTGGGCTTGCTGGTGCATGTCTTTGGGGGCCGGATCGTGGAGCGCTGGAAGGTGCAGGGCGTAGAGGCCTGA
- a CDS encoding ABC transporter ATP-binding protein: MLEALNLSVKAGDLLAVQQVSAAFERGRFSAIIGPNGAGKSTLMRALAGLTPVQSGEVQYQGRALPDYSRRERARSLAYLAQTEALPTETKVRDVVALGRGAGEWLWGLFPHHPLSLGSLSLDDEQAIDRAMQRTDTAHFADRAVAELSGGEQQRVSLARALAANPQFLLLDEPTNHLDLAYALNLIETLRQEAGSGLGVVAVLHDLNLAARADHLLLLHQGRVVAQGSAESVLTPQHLAAVYGVQVDVIRHGGRLVVVPEG; the protein is encoded by the coding sequence ATGCTGGAGGCGCTCAACCTCTCGGTCAAGGCGGGCGACCTGCTGGCGGTGCAGCAGGTCAGCGCCGCCTTTGAACGCGGGCGCTTCTCGGCCATCATCGGGCCAAACGGAGCCGGCAAGTCCACGCTGATGCGGGCGCTGGCTGGCCTGACGCCGGTGCAGAGCGGCGAAGTCCAGTATCAGGGCCGCGCTTTGCCGGACTACTCGCGCCGTGAACGTGCCCGCTCGCTGGCGTATTTGGCCCAAACGGAAGCGCTGCCCACCGAAACCAAAGTGCGCGACGTGGTGGCGCTGGGGCGCGGAGCGGGTGAGTGGTTGTGGGGACTGTTTCCGCACCATCCGCTGTCTTTGGGCAGTCTCAGCTTGGATGATGAACAGGCCATCGACCGCGCCATGCAGCGCACCGACACCGCCCACTTTGCCGATCGAGCGGTGGCCGAGTTGTCGGGCGGCGAGCAGCAGCGCGTGTCATTGGCCCGCGCTCTGGCCGCCAATCCACAGTTCTTGCTGCTGGACGAACCGACCAATCACCTCGATCTGGCCTACGCGCTGAACTTGATCGAAACGCTGCGGCAAGAAGCGGGGAGCGGCCTGGGCGTGGTGGCGGTGCTGCACGACCTCAACTTGGCCGCCCGCGCCGATCACCTGCTGCTGCTGCATCAGGGGCGGGTGGTGGCGCAGGGGAGCGCCGAAAGTGTGCTGACGCCCCAGCATTTGGCAGCGGTCTATGGCGTGCAGGTAGACGTGATTCGGCACGGAGGGCGCTTGGTGGTGGTGCCGGAGGGCTAA
- a CDS encoding FecCD family ABC transporter permease — translation MSAAIAVSRRLALVSLPTLLLLAAALVTALLAIGLGSVPISPAETLQAIGHGLNGAELSGNDVIVWQLRLPRVALGFLVGAALAVSGGAFQAVFRNPLADPYLMGVASGAGLGATLVIALGLTTLWLPLFALSGALLSVFIALAIAREGGRLPPARLILAGVVVGSILTAFTTYLLLQSEDRIRQVFAFTLGNLAFAGWPQVGRLLPYVLIGGGVLLLLSKALNTLQLGDLTARSLGLPVERLRLLVIIAASLCTAGAVSYAGIIGFVGLVTPHLVRRLWGADYRVLLPVSAVAGGTLLVLSDLLARTLTRPAELPVGVVTTLLGGPFFLYLLRRQKT, via the coding sequence GTGAGCGCAGCGATTGCAGTTTCTCGCCGTCTGGCGCTTGTCTCTCTCCCCACCCTGCTGCTGCTCGCCGCCGCCCTCGTGACTGCCCTGCTGGCCATCGGCCTCGGCAGCGTCCCCATCTCGCCCGCCGAAACCCTGCAGGCCATCGGGCATGGGCTGAACGGAGCCGAACTGAGTGGCAACGACGTGATCGTTTGGCAACTGAGATTGCCGCGTGTGGCGCTGGGCTTTTTGGTGGGCGCGGCATTGGCTGTGAGCGGCGGGGCCTTTCAAGCCGTTTTTCGCAACCCGTTGGCCGACCCGTACCTGATGGGCGTGGCAAGCGGCGCGGGGCTGGGCGCAACGCTGGTGATCGCGCTGGGGCTGACGACCTTGTGGCTGCCGCTGTTTGCTCTCTCGGGGGCGCTGCTGAGTGTCTTTATCGCGCTGGCGATTGCCCGCGAAGGCGGCCGCTTGCCGCCCGCCCGCTTAATTTTGGCTGGCGTGGTGGTGGGCAGCATCCTCACGGCCTTCACCACTTACTTGCTGCTGCAAAGCGAAGACCGCATCCGTCAGGTCTTTGCCTTCACGCTGGGCAATCTGGCCTTCGCGGGCTGGCCGCAGGTGGGCCGCCTGCTGCCCTACGTGCTGATCGGCGGCGGGGTGCTGCTGCTGCTGTCCAAAGCGCTCAACACCTTGCAACTCGGAGACCTGACGGCCCGCAGTTTGGGCTTGCCGGTCGAGCGCCTGCGCCTGCTGGTCATCATCGCCGCGAGCCTCTGCACGGCGGGGGCAGTCAGTTACGCGGGCATCATCGGTTTCGTGGGGTTGGTTACGCCTCATCTGGTGCGGCGGCTGTGGGGCGCGGACTACCGGGTGCTGCTGCCTGTTTCGGCAGTGGCGGGCGGCACCCTGCTGGTCTTGTCGGACTTGCTGGCCCGCACCCTGACCCGCCCCGCCGAGTTGCCGGTGGGTGTGGTCACGACTTTGCTGGGCGGCCCGTTTTTCCTTTATCTGCTCCGGCGGCAAAAAACATAA
- a CDS encoding inorganic phosphate transporter, with translation MTTALLALIGIIALALIFDFINGFHDTANAIATSIATKVLTPAQAIAMAAVLNVVGALTGTAVAKTVYKDIIAPDVASLTLVAAALVSAIIWNLLTWWKGIPSSSSHALVFSLVGAGVAAGGWAAVIPKGVNKTLAGLVTSPVLGFLVPILLMFLVVWLIARRMRPRTVTRVFGRLQILSAAFMAYSHGGNDAQKTMGIMTLAVSAYLGTRPDHVPLWIILAAAAAMGLGTAVGGWRIIKTMGFGVVELRPIDGFVAEMSAAAIIEGASALGIPVSTTHVISTSIMGVGATKGFKAVRWQVAGRIVAAWVITLPTCMVLGWVCMKVAQAF, from the coding sequence ATGACCACCGCGCTGCTTGCTCTCATCGGCATTATTGCCCTGGCGCTGATCTTCGATTTCATCAACGGCTTTCACGACACGGCCAACGCCATTGCCACTTCAATCGCCACCAAAGTGCTGACGCCCGCTCAGGCGATTGCCATGGCCGCCGTGCTCAACGTCGTCGGGGCGCTGACCGGCACCGCTGTGGCCAAAACGGTTTACAAAGACATTATCGCCCCCGACGTCGCCTCGCTGACGCTGGTGGCCGCCGCGCTGGTCAGCGCCATCATCTGGAATTTGCTGACGTGGTGGAAGGGCATTCCCAGCAGCAGCAGCCACGCGCTGGTGTTTAGTTTGGTGGGCGCGGGCGTGGCGGCGGGCGGCTGGGCAGCGGTGATTCCCAAAGGCGTCAACAAAACGCTGGCGGGCCTGGTCACTTCTCCAGTTCTGGGTTTTCTGGTTCCCATTTTGCTGATGTTCTTGGTGGTGTGGCTCATTGCCCGCCGAATGCGCCCCCGCACCGTCACGCGGGTGTTCGGGCGCTTACAGATTTTGTCGGCGGCGTTTATGGCTTACAGTCACGGCGGCAACGACGCCCAAAAAACCATGGGCATCATGACGCTGGCGGTCTCGGCCTACCTCGGCACCCGACCTGACCATGTGCCGCTGTGGATTATTCTGGCGGCGGCGGCGGCCATGGGCCTCGGCACGGCGGTGGGGGGCTGGCGAATCATCAAAACCATGGGATTCGGCGTGGTGGAACTGCGCCCGATTGACGGCTTCGTGGCCGAAATGAGCGCCGCCGCGATCATCGAGGGAGCCAGCGCTCTGGGCATTCCGGTCAGCACCACCCATGTGATTTCCACCAGCATCATGGGCGTGGGAGCCACCAAAGGCTTCAAGGCAGTGCGCTGGCAAGTCGCGGGCCGCATCGTCGCAGCTTGGGTAATTACTTTGCCGACGTGCATGGTGCTGGGGTGGGTGTGTATGAAAGTAGCGCAGGCTTTTTAA
- a CDS encoding ABC transporter substrate-binding protein: MNKVIFLSAALLGAAHATSYPLTLTDDLGRKVTLKAEPMRIVSFLPSDSETLCAIGGCGKLVGVDEYSDFPAQVTKLPKVGNLYQPNIEAVVALRPDIVIVSKYGDLIQPLTNAGITVVAVNPETYEEVFSKTIILGKIINREAQAKALIIQMRRDIAKVEILTKNAAKKPTAYYEIDPTPYTVGPNSFIGVLLTKAGAINIIPASLGDFPKISPELVVKSAPQFIFGMNLAAAKARPGWNTIPAVKLGRVVEDKALDQLLSRPGPRLPQALAGLAKVVHPELFK, from the coding sequence ATGAATAAAGTGATTTTTCTCAGTGCCGCGCTGCTTGGCGCTGCCCACGCCACTTCTTACCCGCTGACCCTCACCGACGATCTGGGCCGCAAAGTCACGCTGAAGGCCGAGCCGATGCGGATCGTCAGCTTTTTGCCCAGCGACTCTGAGACGCTGTGTGCCATCGGCGGCTGCGGCAAATTGGTGGGCGTCGACGAATACAGCGACTTTCCCGCCCAAGTCACCAAGTTGCCCAAAGTCGGCAATCTGTACCAGCCCAACATCGAAGCGGTGGTGGCCCTCCGGCCCGACATCGTGATCGTCAGCAAATACGGCGACCTGATTCAGCCGCTGACCAATGCCGGAATCACTGTAGTGGCGGTCAATCCTGAAACCTATGAAGAAGTGTTTTCCAAAACAATAATCCTAGGCAAAATAATCAACCGGGAAGCGCAGGCCAAAGCGCTGATCATTCAGATGCGTCGCGACATCGCCAAAGTTGAAATCTTGACCAAGAACGCCGCCAAAAAGCCGACCGCTTATTACGAAATTGACCCCACGCCCTACACGGTTGGCCCCAACTCCTTTATCGGCGTGCTGCTGACCAAAGCGGGGGCCATCAATATCATTCCGGCCAGTTTGGGCGACTTTCCCAAGATCAGCCCTGAATTGGTGGTCAAATCGGCTCCGCAGTTTATTTTTGGAATGAACCTCGCCGCCGCTAAAGCCCGCCCCGGCTGGAACACCATCCCCGCTGTCAAGTTGGGCCGCGTGGTGGAAGACAAAGCGCTCGATCAGCTCCTTTCCCGTCCGGGGCCGCGTTTGCCGCAGGCGCTGGCAGGGCTGGCCAAAGTGGTGCATCCTGAACTGTTCAAGTAA
- a CDS encoding glycoside hydrolase family 15 protein translates to MSHLSAQPQPHAAEAPGRPGLKPTWTSSNKDAVTGALGGGRVRAAVGYGVVNEVYWPSSGEPQVRDLTFIVKTADGWVDIKRDCIYSLTPHEDGPLISIEHRLARDPAFSLKLEIMPSVENDSLLIRYELSGGTLYALLAPHLADSGEDNTAWIEGGVLYAQQGDASLAFLADGDFGKTSAGFVGVSDGWQDFNQNGEMTWQHGKAEHGNVALMAELTQPRGTLALAFAHHAAGAAIHARSSLQRPYALQREEFLATWQTWTSRLRLPSAGDAETARARLSAQVIRVHEGSDFSGAIVASLSVPFGQAHSSLGGYHLVWPRDMVEAATALLAVGQVNDAVRSLNYLLAAQSPDGHWPQNLYPNGEPYWSGDQLDETAFVLILMAKLRDLEQDDNFTRSALEWAAQRAAGYLARHGPVSQEDRWEENSGVSAYTLAIMIAGLVAAVPWLSAEEAQTALAIADDWNARLEGWCYVSGDDAPLAAKYGVDGYYIRIAPQAAEHPGQQDVSIANTADIKVKAGELVSLDFGYLVRMGLRNAADPRIQNSLKVVDGELRCETPSGPLYYRYQHDGYGNTADGGPFLGQNDGIGRPWPLLTGERGHLAVLSGGSADEYLAAMMKSSGDGGLFPEQVWDTAPVKLFEPGKPAGSAMPLVWAHAEFIKLLWTRQHQQPYEALDTVRDRYLVATPAPKVTFWTTNAPVFELTANLDLCIQGNQPFTLHFGFGDAQQWTDVQDREATLGVFGLWQVKFTAQELAGKAELHFTRRSEQNWESQDWRVKLP, encoded by the coding sequence ATGTCTCACCTCAGCGCCCAACCTCAGCCGCACGCCGCCGAAGCCCCCGGACGGCCCGGCCTCAAGCCCACTTGGACGAGCAGCAACAAAGACGCCGTGACCGGCGCACTCGGCGGCGGGCGGGTGCGGGCCGCTGTCGGCTACGGCGTGGTCAATGAAGTCTATTGGCCGTCAAGCGGCGAGCCGCAGGTGCGCGACTTAACCTTTATCGTCAAGACCGCTGACGGCTGGGTGGACATTAAGCGCGACTGCATCTACAGCCTGACGCCCCACGAAGACGGCCCGCTGATCAGCATCGAACACCGTCTGGCACGTGACCCCGCCTTCAGCCTCAAGCTGGAAATCATGCCGTCGGTGGAAAACGACTCGCTGCTGATTCGCTATGAGTTGAGCGGCGGCACGCTCTACGCGCTGCTGGCTCCGCACTTGGCCGACTCCGGCGAAGACAACACCGCTTGGATAGAAGGCGGCGTACTGTACGCCCAGCAAGGTGACGCTTCTCTGGCTTTTTTGGCCGATGGTGATTTCGGCAAAACCAGCGCCGGATTTGTGGGCGTTAGCGACGGCTGGCAGGACTTTAATCAAAACGGCGAAATGACTTGGCAACACGGCAAAGCCGAACACGGCAACGTGGCGCTGATGGCCGAACTGACTCAGCCGCGCGGCACGCTGGCGCTGGCCTTCGCCCACCACGCGGCGGGCGCGGCCATTCACGCCCGCAGCAGCCTCCAGCGCCCCTACGCCTTGCAGCGGGAAGAATTTTTGGCGACTTGGCAAACCTGGACTTCGCGCCTGAGGCTGCCGAGCGCCGGAGACGCCGAAACAGCCCGCGCCCGCCTGAGCGCCCAAGTCATTCGGGTGCACGAAGGCAGCGATTTTTCCGGCGCGATTGTGGCCAGCCTCAGCGTGCCGTTTGGGCAGGCCCACAGCAGTTTGGGCGGCTACCATCTGGTGTGGCCCCGCGACATGGTCGAGGCCGCCACCGCCCTGTTGGCCGTTGGGCAGGTCAACGACGCGGTTCGCAGCCTCAATTATCTGCTGGCCGCGCAGTCGCCGGATGGGCACTGGCCGCAAAATCTGTATCCCAACGGTGAGCCGTACTGGTCGGGCGATCAGCTCGACGAAACCGCCTTCGTGCTGATCTTGATGGCCAAGCTGCGCGACCTCGAACAAGACGACAACTTCACCCGCAGCGCTTTGGAGTGGGCGGCGCAAAGGGCAGCCGGGTATCTGGCGCGGCACGGCCCGGTCAGTCAGGAAGACCGCTGGGAAGAAAACAGCGGCGTCAGTGCCTACACCCTGGCCATCATGATCGCCGGATTGGTGGCGGCGGTGCCTTGGCTGAGCGCCGAGGAGGCCCAAACCGCTCTGGCCATCGCCGACGACTGGAACGCCCGCTTGGAAGGCTGGTGTTATGTGAGCGGAGACGACGCCCCCCTGGCCGCCAAGTACGGCGTGGACGGCTACTACATCCGCATCGCGCCGCAGGCCGCCGAGCACCCCGGCCAGCAAGACGTGAGTATTGCCAACACCGCCGACATCAAAGTCAAAGCGGGCGAGTTGGTCAGCTTGGATTTCGGGTATCTGGTCAGGATGGGCCTGAGAAACGCCGCCGACCCGCGCATTCAAAACAGCCTCAAAGTGGTGGACGGCGAACTGCGCTGTGAGACACCCAGCGGCCCGCTGTATTACCGCTATCAGCATGACGGCTACGGCAACACCGCTGACGGCGGCCCCTTTTTGGGCCAGAACGACGGCATTGGGCGGCCCTGGCCCTTACTCACCGGTGAGCGCGGGCATCTGGCGGTGTTGTCCGGCGGATCGGCGGACGAGTATTTGGCGGCCATGATGAAGTCCAGCGGCGACGGCGGCCTTTTTCCTGAGCAAGTCTGGGACACCGCCCCCGTCAAGCTGTTTGAGCCCGGCAAACCGGCGGGCAGCGCCATGCCGCTGGTGTGGGCGCACGCCGAGTTCATCAAGCTCTTGTGGACGCGGCAACACCAGCAGCCTTACGAAGCGCTGGACACCGTGCGAGACCGCTACCTGGTCGCCACCCCCGCGCCCAAAGTCACGTTTTGGACGACCAACGCGCCGGTCTTTGAGCTGACTGCAAATCTGGACTTGTGCATTCAGGGCAACCAGCCGTTTACCCTGCACTTCGGTTTCGGGGACGCCCAGCAGTGGACAGATGTCCAAGACCGCGAGGCTACTCTGGGCGTCTTCGGACTGTGGCAAGTCAAGTTCACGGCGCAGGAGTTGGCGGGCAAGGCAGAGCTGCACTTTACGCGGCGCTCCGAACAAAACTGGGAAAGTCAGGACTGGCGGGTCAAGCTGCCGTGA
- a CDS encoding (2Fe-2S) ferredoxin domain-containing protein, with protein sequence MSAPRYFPTTGHLLICQNSNCKARGSDLLYRAVWNALEQDKLAYYKAGGSLRLTESGCLGGCKSGPVMTCYRTRDGQMEEAWYAAVDFPLARQVAQAIHDEAELPGERRYGP encoded by the coding sequence ATGTCTGCCCCACGCTATTTTCCCACCACCGGCCACCTGCTGATCTGTCAGAACAGCAACTGCAAAGCTCGCGGCTCCGATCTCCTTTACCGCGCCGTCTGGAACGCGCTTGAGCAAGACAAGCTGGCCTACTACAAGGCGGGCGGCAGTCTTCGCCTGACTGAATCCGGCTGCCTGGGCGGCTGCAAATCCGGGCCGGTAATGACGTGTTACCGGACAAGAGACGGGCAAATGGAAGAAGCCTGGTACGCGGCGGTGGATTTCCCGCTGGCCAGGCAGGTGGCGCAGGCCATTCACGACGAGGCCGAGTTGCCGGGTGAGCGGCGTTACGGGCCTTGA